A genomic window from Ciona intestinalis chromosome 8, KH, whole genome shotgun sequence includes:
- the LOC494382 gene encoding caspase-3 yields MQVENLCQVCQATFDRGDSFDAGFDPISVPIRHPDRTTVRRELKDGDDKIEPSVWDVKFDYFEYNMSFPKRGIFLIFDQENFDYGLQQRVGSKLDRIVLEETAIKLGFTPNVCHDYTKDDVYAELRKISQMNHSQYDCFACAILTHGEEDEMVYAKDDSMKLKTLISRVSATECPSLAGKPKLFFVQACRGKEISQPAICTTACLKRQQVQSDSIPDVDSEETPKIPAEADILVAYSTQPGQVSVRNEYTGSVFVQTMCAALKQRGGELELVQLLTRVNRNIALTFETNMCSPKFDKKKQMPSIVSQLTAELYFRPKDTVS; encoded by the exons ATGCAAGTTGAAAATCTATGCCAAGTTTGTCAAGCGACGTTCGACAGAGG GGATTCCTTTGATGCGGGGTTCGATCCCATCTCTGTACCGATCCGGCATCCCGATCGTACTACGGTAAGACGAGAATTAAAAGATGGAGATGATAAAATAGAACCATCTGTTTGGGACGTGAAATTTGACTATTTTGAATACAACATGAGTTTTCCGAAGCGAGgcatatttctaatttttgaccaAGAG AATTTTGACTACGGCCTACAGCAGAGAGTCGGCAGCAAACTTGACAGAATTGTCTTGGAAGAAACAGCCATAAAACTGGGTTTTACTCCAAATGTTTGTCATGACTATACAAAGGACGACGTTTACGCGGAGCTAcgtaaaa TTTCTCAAATGAACCATTCCCAGTACGATTGTTTCGCATGCGCAATACTTACACACGGAGAGGAAGACGAAATGGTTTATGCGAAGGACGACTCGATGAAATTGAAAACATTAATTTCCAGAGTTTCTGCTACTGAGTGCCCGTCTCTAGCCGGAAAACCAAAGCTGTTTTTCGTACAG GCTTGTAGAGGCAAGGAAATCTCACAACCAGCCATATGTACTACTGCCTGTTTGAAAAGACAACAGGTTCAATCTGATAGCATTCCTGATGTAGATTCAGAAGAAACTCCCAAAATTCCAGCCGAAGCGGATATTTTAGTTGCGTATTCAACACAGCCAG gCCAAGTATCTGTTCGAAACGAATATACAGGCAGTGTGTTTGTGCAAACTATGTGTGCTGCACTTAAACAACGAGGTGGGGAATTAGAGTTGGTTCAG CTTCTCACACGAGTCAATCGAAACATTGCTCTTACATTCGAAACCAACATGTGTAGCCCCAAGTTCGACAAAAAGAAACAGATGCCTTCTATTGTGTCACAACTAACAGCAGAACTCTACTTTCGACCGAAAGATactgtttcataa
- the LOC113474451 gene encoding uncharacterized protein LOC113474451, with the protein MNLSTNGVVSTNVVSTTEHPQIINETITTTMLMTGLGTVVSKDQLLFKHLAAIISCSGVALIAILCTIAYLRVRAGRARKRRFYQLTTGLTNYQEAAKELTLPDNDTFVHGTGKIVNVSDTEEHEIKPILNTENNVNI; encoded by the exons ATGAACTTAAGTACGAATGGTGTTGTTTCGACCAACGTGGTTTCTACGACTGAACATCcacaaataataaatgaaacaattacTACGACGATGCTAATGAcag GCCTAGGAACTGTTGTTTCGAAAGACCAGTTGTTGTTCAAACATTTAGCTGCGATTATAAGTTGCAGTGGTGTAGCTCTGATAGCTATCTTATGCACTATTGCTTACCTACGAGTTCGTGCTGGTCGTGCAAGAAAACG GCGGTTTTATCAGCTGACAACGGGGCTTACTAATTATCAAGAAGCGGCGAAAGAACTTACGCTACCGGATAATGACACTTTTGTACATGGAACGGGGAAAATAGTAAACGTTTCAGATACAGAAGAGCATGAAATTAAACCTATATTAAACACTGAGAATAATGTTAATATCTGA
- the LOC101242799 gene encoding zinc finger protein OZF-like yields MCEQEIAKFSVGQRVLSAKKTYECCFCDRKLSSKRNLRQHEYIHTGLKPFPCQKCGLAFAQRGTLARHAMKHLDKQFECRFCGKKLSTNSSLKVHEAIHSGIKPHVCGVCGKAYVQKVNLLYHIRRKLHGSEDHEREMNTTL; encoded by the exons ATGTGTGAGCAAGAAATAGCTAAGTTTAGTGTTGGTCAGCGAGTTTTGTCTGCGAAGAAAACTTACGAATGCTGCTTCTGTGATCGGAAACTTTCCTCAAAACGGAATTTACGTCAGCACGAGTACATACATACAGGCTTGAAGCCATTCCCGTGTCAAAAATGCGGTTTGGCGTTTGCTCAACGAGGTACGTTAGCCAGACACGCAATGAAGCATTTGGATAAGCAGTTTGAG TGTCGGTTTTGTGGGAAGAAACTATCCACGAATTCAAGTTTAAAAGTGCATGAAGCAATCCACAGTGGGATTAAACCACACGTTTGCGGGGTGTGTGGAAAGGCGTATGTACAGAAAGTGAACCTACTGTATCACATACGCAGGAAGCTACACGGAAGTGAAGACCACGAAAGGGAAATGAACACCACACTGTAA
- the LOC100186627 gene encoding programmed cell death protein 4-like, which yields MEARNTDVTANGIDAERNKAKDKKRTRRDSHKAKDSPITGVITNGASANGAVKRSGKLGDRKSRSIYGRGLPKKGGAGGKGTWGRLGDEMQPLPSCLDDHDPNYDSEEQEEITYKAVKPEWNRDEVEKTVIPIINEYFEHTQKEEAIESLGSLNIGDKKALVVICLVTLALERKNEFRELASELLKAFMTPLHHIQSNGNSNGNHSGKFGSALISKDDVIIGLLALCDDLPELILDTPDAPEVLGKFIARAISDNAVSSDIIETMMEEPDCELIMACAKEVKCQLKIHHNKLKNVWGVAGGIQPVSVLKGKITALLKEYLSSGDSEEAMRCVADLDVPHFHHELVYEAVVMAIEVSTDRASNMLVHLLKRFADTTVVTADQLTQGFRRVYDEMPDINLDVPNAYFYLEQIVNKCHDLKVISLKLKVQAPNRSRKRFVSEGDGGRLKNYKNDSYFDLV from the exons ATGGAAGCAAGAAACACAGACGTAACAGCTAATGGTATTGACGCCGAACGAAACAAAGCTAAGGACAAAAAACGAACTCGAAGAGATTCTCATAAAGCAAAAGATTCACCAATAACtg ggGTCATTACCAATGGTGCAAGCGCAAATGGTGCTGTTAAAAGATCAGGCAAGCTTGGTGACCGAAAGTCCAGATCTATTTATGGAAGAGGATTGCCAAAGAAAG GTGGTGCTGGTGGTAAAGGGACTTGGGGAAGATTAGGAGATGAAATGCAACCTTTGCCAAGTTGCTTGGATGACCATGACCCTAATTATGATTCGGAAGAACAG gAGGAAATCACTTACAAAGCTGTTAAGCCTGAATGGAACAGAGATGAGGTGGAAAAAACTGTTATTCCAATAATCAATGAGTATTTTGAACATACACAAAAGGAAGAGGCAATT GAATCTCTTGGCAGTCTTAACATTGGTGACAAGAAAGCTTTG GTTGTTATATGTCTTGTGACTCTTGCATTGGAAAGAAAGAATGAATTCCGTGAGCTGGCTTCAGAGTTACTGAAAGCATTCATGACTCCATTGCACCATATTCAAAGCAATGGAAACTCTAATG GCAATCACTCTGGTAAATTTGGATCTGCACTGATCAGCAaggatgacgtcattattggACTTCTAGCACTGTGCGACGATCTTCCTGAGCTAATACTTGATACTCCAGATGCACCAGAG gttttgGGTAAATTTATCGCACGTGCAATTTCCGACAATGCAGTGAGTTCGGATATTATTGAAACGATGATGGAAGAGCCAGACTGTGAGCTTATAAT GGCTTGTGCTAAAGAAGTAAAATGCCAGTTGAAAATTCATCACAATAAGCTGAAGAACGTGTGGGGTGTTGCAGGTGGTATTCAACCTGTATCAGTGCTTAAGGGAAAG ATAACGGCTTTATTGAAGGAATATTTATCATCTGGTGATAGCGAGGAAGCCATGAGATGTGTTGCAGATCTTGACGTGCCACATTTTCACCATGAGCTGGTTTATGAG GCAGTTGTAATGGCCATCGAAGTAAGCACTGACAGAGCATCGAACATGTTGGTTCATCTTCTTAAGAGATTTGCAGACACTACTGTTGTTACTGCTGATCAACTAACTCAG GGATTCCGACGAGTATATGATGAAATGCCAGATATCAACCTGGATGTTCCAAATGCTTATTTCTACTTGGAGCAGATTGTTAACAAGTGTCATGACTTGAAAGTCATTTCACTTAAATTGAAAGTTCAAGCTCCAAACAG AAGCCGCAAGCGCTTTGTCAGCGAGGGCGACGGAGGTCGTCTAAAAAACTACAAGAACGACAGTTACTTCGACCTTGTTTAA